One genomic region from Balneola sp. encodes:
- a CDS encoding tetracycline resistance MFS efflux pump: MKEKRSAALIFIFITVLVDVIGLGIIIPVMPALIMELTGGGLSEASLYAGWITFVYAATQFLFAPVIGGLSDRFGRRPVLLFSLFGFGLDYILLGFAPTIIWLFIGRFLSGITGASYTTASAYIADISPPEKRSQNFGLIGAAFGLGFIIGPSVGGILGEYGVRIPFFAAAALVLVNMLYGYFVLPESLPKEERRPFDWKRANAFGAFKQIKKYPKIASLVGVFFLVYVANHATQSTWTYFTMEKFGWTEMTVGLSLGVVGMAVVAVQGGLIKVAIPKLGNNRTVYFGLLMYVLGFLGFAFASQGWMMFAVIIPFCVGGLATPALQGIISNEVPQNEQGELQGALTSLISFSAIFGPPMMTNLFGYFTSDLAPFYFPGAPFFLGAILVIAAMLWATKSLGIKEKVVVINED, translated from the coding sequence ATGAAAGAAAAAAGAAGCGCGGCACTCATCTTTATTTTTATTACAGTTTTGGTGGATGTCATTGGGCTAGGTATCATCATTCCTGTGATGCCGGCTCTCATTATGGAGCTCACGGGTGGCGGACTGAGCGAAGCGTCTCTTTATGCCGGATGGATTACCTTTGTTTATGCAGCCACTCAGTTTCTTTTCGCTCCGGTGATAGGTGGACTTAGCGACCGGTTTGGTCGAAGACCTGTTTTACTCTTTTCTTTATTTGGGTTTGGTCTAGACTACATTTTGCTCGGCTTTGCCCCAACTATTATTTGGCTGTTTATTGGTCGATTTCTTTCCGGGATTACAGGAGCCAGTTATACAACAGCTAGTGCTTACATCGCCGACATTAGTCCACCAGAAAAGCGTTCTCAGAATTTTGGATTAATTGGAGCTGCTTTCGGGCTCGGGTTTATTATTGGCCCGTCCGTAGGTGGGATATTAGGGGAGTATGGAGTGCGGATTCCATTTTTTGCTGCAGCTGCATTGGTTTTAGTCAATATGTTATATGGATACTTTGTGCTTCCTGAATCACTCCCGAAAGAAGAAAGACGGCCTTTTGATTGGAAACGTGCAAATGCCTTTGGAGCTTTTAAACAAATAAAGAAGTACCCGAAAATTGCCAGTTTAGTCGGGGTATTCTTTTTGGTATATGTCGCCAATCATGCCACACAAAGCACATGGACTTACTTTACCATGGAAAAATTTGGTTGGACAGAGATGACAGTCGGGCTTTCGCTTGGAGTTGTTGGGATGGCAGTTGTTGCGGTGCAGGGAGGTCTTATTAAAGTGGCCATTCCAAAACTCGGAAATAATCGTACAGTTTATTTTGGTTTGTTGATGTACGTACTCGGATTCTTAGGCTTCGCTTTCGCATCCCAGGGCTGGATGATGTTTGCAGTCATTATTCCTTTTTGTGTAGGCGGATTAGCGACCCCGGCTTTGCAGGGTATAATTTCCAATGAAGTTCCGCAAAACGAACAAGGTGAGCTACAAGGTGCTTTAACAAGCCTGATTAGCTTCTCAGCCATATTCGGTCCTCCAATGATGACGAATTTATTTGGTTATTTTACATCCGATCTGGCGCCATTCTATTTCCCGGGCGCACCATTCTTCCTTGGGGCTATTTTGGTGATTGCAGCCATGCTGTGGGCAACAAAGTCACTCGGTATTAAAGAAAAGGTTGTTGTGATTAATGAGGATTAA
- a CDS encoding NUDIX domain-containing protein produces MKKLIDVYPYKIEGGQPLFLIFKRSTQKIYGNQWRMVGGKVKDGEASWEGALRELKEETGLTPAKFWTIPSINQFYEAKSDMVHSIPAFAAEFETGAEIHLDEEHSEFMWVSIDEVDQLIGWPEQKRLMKLTFDILTDNYLEILPEWIIDIS; encoded by the coding sequence ATGAAAAAACTTATCGACGTCTATCCTTACAAAATTGAAGGTGGACAACCTCTTTTCCTGATTTTTAAGCGCTCAACGCAAAAGATCTACGGGAATCAATGGCGTATGGTTGGGGGAAAGGTTAAAGATGGAGAAGCAAGCTGGGAAGGCGCACTTCGAGAATTAAAAGAAGAAACCGGTTTGACTCCCGCTAAATTTTGGACCATTCCATCGATAAATCAGTTTTATGAAGCTAAATCGGATATGGTGCATTCAATTCCTGCTTTTGCGGCCGAATTTGAAACGGGTGCAGAAATTCATCTTGATGAAGAACATTCTGAGTTTATGTGGGTTAGTATTGATGAAGTTGATCAATTAATAGGCTGGCCTGAACAAAAAAGGTTAATGAAACTGACCTTTGATATTTTAACCGATAATTATCTTGAAATCCTTCCAGAGTGGATAATCGACATTTCGTAA
- a CDS encoding Fe-S cluster assembly protein SufB: MSETQALESMIGEEYKYGFSTDIEYEEFPKGLNEDIVREISARKEEPEWMLEFRLKAYRAWTEMEEPDWFNAVYEKPDFENLQYYSAPKNKPKLDSLDDVDPKIRETYEKLGIPLEEQKMLSGVAVDAVFDSVSIFTSFKEKLAEAGVIFCSISEAIQKHPEIVKKYMGSVVPARDNFYSALNSAVFSDGSFCYVPKDTVCPMELSTYFRINNMNSGQFERTLIICEDNSHVSYLEGCTAPMYDEHQLHAAVVELVAMENAEIKYSTIQNWYAGDEDGKGGIYNFVTKRGACRGDNSKISWTQLETGSAVTLKYPSVILQGDNSIGEFYSVAVTNKRQQADTGTKMIHIGKNTKSTIISKGISAGNSQNSYRGEVKISKKADGARNYSVCDSMLIGQSCGAHTFPYISSQNPTASVEHEASTSRVGEEQIFYLMQRGISEQDAISMIINGFVKEVLKELPLEFATEANALLDVKLEGSVG, from the coding sequence ATGAGCGAAACGCAAGCGTTAGAGTCGATGATTGGGGAAGAGTACAAGTATGGCTTTTCCACTGACATTGAATACGAAGAATTTCCAAAAGGACTGAATGAGGACATCGTCCGTGAAATCTCGGCCAGAAAAGAAGAGCCTGAATGGATGTTGGAATTCCGTTTGAAGGCCTATCGTGCATGGACTGAAATGGAAGAGCCTGATTGGTTCAACGCGGTCTATGAAAAGCCGGATTTTGAAAACCTTCAGTATTATTCAGCTCCCAAAAACAAACCCAAATTGGATAGCCTCGATGATGTTGACCCCAAAATTCGGGAAACATACGAGAAGCTTGGCATTCCTTTGGAAGAGCAGAAAATGCTCTCAGGTGTAGCTGTTGATGCTGTATTTGACAGTGTCTCTATTTTTACTTCATTCAAAGAAAAGCTTGCTGAAGCGGGTGTGATCTTTTGCTCAATTTCAGAAGCAATACAGAAGCATCCGGAAATCGTTAAGAAATATATGGGATCGGTAGTACCGGCTCGTGATAATTTCTATTCAGCATTGAATTCCGCGGTATTTTCTGATGGATCTTTCTGCTATGTGCCGAAAGACACAGTGTGCCCAATGGAACTTTCTACCTATTTCCGAATCAACAACATGAATTCCGGTCAGTTTGAACGGACACTGATTATCTGTGAAGATAATAGTCATGTTAGCTACCTCGAGGGCTGTACAGCTCCTATGTATGATGAGCATCAGCTTCACGCTGCTGTTGTTGAGTTGGTAGCGATGGAAAATGCTGAGATTAAATATTCCACCATTCAAAACTGGTACGCCGGTGATGAAGATGGAAAAGGCGGTATTTATAATTTTGTAACTAAGCGTGGTGCTTGCCGCGGTGATAATTCCAAAATTAGTTGGACTCAGCTTGAAACAGGTTCAGCTGTAACGCTGAAATACCCAAGTGTTATTCTTCAAGGTGATAACTCAATTGGTGAGTTTTACTCTGTTGCTGTAACAAACAAACGTCAGCAGGCAGATACCGGTACCAAGATGATTCACATCGGTAAAAACACCAAGAGTACGATCATCTCGAAAGGTATTTCTGCCGGGAATTCTCAAAACAGCTACCGTGGAGAGGTTAAAATCTCCAAGAAAGCTGATGGAGCTCGTAATTACTCCGTTTGTGACTCGATGTTAATTGGTCAGTCCTGTGGAGCTCATACATTCCCATATATTTCTTCTCAAAACCCGACTGCAAGTGTGGAGCATGAGGCTTCAACTTCAAGAGTAGGTGAAGAGCAAATTTTCTACCTGATGCAGCGTGGAATCAGCGAGCAGGATGCTATTTCCATGATCATTAATGGATTTGTGAAAGAAGTATTGAAAGAACTGCCGCTTGAGTTTGCGACCGAAGCCAATGCCTTATTAGATGTGAAGCTAGAAGGTAGTGTTGGATAA
- a CDS encoding transcription elongation factor GreA — MMSKVQYLTQEGYDKLDAELKDLKTRGRREIAEEIAEARAKGDLSENAEYDAAKEAQGHMEDRITKLEDALANARVLDKTELDLSKVRVLTTVTILNKNVGKEMKYTLVSANEADFAAGKISVDSPIGKALMGLEIGETVEVEVPAGKLELEVKNIEI, encoded by the coding sequence ATTATGAGCAAAGTGCAATACCTCACACAAGAAGGTTATGACAAATTAGACGCGGAATTAAAAGACCTTAAAACTCGGGGAAGAAGAGAAATTGCTGAAGAAATAGCCGAGGCTCGGGCAAAAGGCGATTTGAGTGAGAATGCCGAATATGATGCCGCTAAAGAAGCTCAGGGGCATATGGAAGACCGCATCACAAAACTTGAAGATGCTCTGGCTAATGCTCGTGTGCTTGATAAAACTGAACTGGACTTATCAAAGGTTCGTGTGCTTACTACGGTGACCATCCTGAATAAAAATGTAGGCAAAGAAATGAAGTACACGCTCGTTTCTGCAAATGAAGCTGATTTTGCTGCCGGTAAAATTTCGGTTGATTCCCCAATTGGTAAAGCGCTCATGGGACTCGAAATTGGTGAGACCGTTGAAGTTGAAGTTCCTGCAGGAAAGCTCGAACTGGAAGTGAAAAATATCGAAATCTGA
- a CDS encoding acetate kinase, with protein sequence MKILVINCGSSSIKYQLINTENKECLCKGLVERLGAVTSIIKQEFKDEKPLKKSMVIENHAAALKKIMELLLEADNDYLQSLDEIEAVGHRVVHGGETFKDSVLIDEEVEEAIQQAFDIAPLHNPPNLEGIRAAKKHLPNVPHVAVFDTAFHHSIPQHAYLYGIPNRLYRRYKIRKYGFHGTSHYYVSRQYHKISGLAKEGSKVITCHLGNGCSVTAIKDGKSYDTSMGFSPLEGLVMGTRSGDIDPSILFYLIEKEELSLANVHALLNKHSGLLGLSGYAADMRDLLDEAESGDRRCNEAIDVFCYRVKKYIGSYIASLNGVDAIIFTGGIGENAAPIRSKILEDMEYAGISIDKTFNQNLEGKTKISTEDSNTEVHVIPTNEELVIAIDAAKIATASKQTPWA encoded by the coding sequence ATGAAAATTCTTGTTATAAATTGCGGTAGTTCATCCATTAAATATCAGCTCATAAATACTGAAAACAAGGAGTGTTTATGTAAGGGTCTCGTAGAGCGCCTTGGGGCGGTAACCTCCATCATTAAGCAGGAGTTTAAGGATGAGAAGCCGCTTAAGAAATCAATGGTCATAGAAAACCATGCCGCAGCACTAAAGAAAATCATGGAACTGCTGTTAGAGGCTGATAATGATTATCTGCAATCTTTAGATGAAATTGAAGCGGTTGGGCATCGCGTTGTACACGGGGGAGAGACCTTTAAAGATTCCGTTTTGATTGATGAAGAAGTTGAAGAAGCAATTCAGCAAGCATTCGATATTGCTCCATTGCATAATCCGCCAAACCTGGAAGGGATCAGGGCTGCGAAAAAGCATTTGCCTAATGTGCCACACGTTGCTGTATTTGATACGGCTTTCCATCATTCCATTCCTCAGCACGCATATTTATATGGTATACCGAACAGACTTTACCGTCGATATAAAATCCGTAAGTACGGGTTTCACGGAACATCTCATTATTATGTGAGCCGTCAGTACCATAAAATATCTGGACTGGCTAAAGAAGGTTCAAAAGTAATCACTTGTCACCTTGGGAATGGCTGTTCCGTTACGGCTATCAAAGATGGAAAGTCTTACGATACAAGTATGGGATTTTCACCTTTAGAAGGACTCGTAATGGGGACAAGGAGTGGGGATATTGATCCGTCTATCTTGTTCTACCTCATAGAGAAAGAGGAGTTATCTCTCGCTAACGTTCATGCATTATTGAACAAACATAGTGGGCTTTTAGGACTCAGTGGTTACGCAGCAGATATGCGTGATTTATTGGATGAAGCCGAAAGCGGAGATCGAAGATGTAACGAGGCAATTGATGTATTTTGTTATCGCGTAAAAAAATATATTGGTTCGTATATTGCGTCGTTAAATGGTGTAGATGCCATCATATTCACAGGCGGTATTGGAGAAAATGCGGCTCCCATCAGGAGTAAAATTCTGGAAGATATGGAGTACGCCGGAATCTCAATTGACAAGACCTTTAACCAAAACCTGGAAGGAAAGACCAAAATTAGCACTGAAGATTCCAATACAGAAGTTCATGTTATCCCAACAAATGAAGAACTTGTGATTGCTATCGATGCTGCTAAAATTGCTACGGCCTCAAAACAAACTCCATGGGCATAA
- a CDS encoding RNA methyltransferase — protein sequence MNKLTTKEILEENLAREAPAKLSSVKVLVHNIRSLHNVGSIFRSADAFGISEVILSGYSATPPRDEINKTAIGAEEFVEWSHYETGTEALTFLKEDGYYIVGLEQTTNSTPLPDLDISSSDKICLVLGNEVTGIDEDILHLIDEFVAIPQFGHKHSLNVSVAAGVTLYALLDKLW from the coding sequence GTGAATAAACTGACCACTAAAGAAATACTTGAAGAAAATTTAGCCAGAGAAGCACCCGCAAAACTGAGTTCGGTAAAAGTATTGGTTCATAACATCCGCAGCCTACATAATGTGGGTTCTATTTTTCGGTCAGCTGATGCTTTTGGAATCTCTGAAGTTATTCTTTCAGGATATTCTGCGACTCCTCCGAGGGATGAAATCAACAAGACAGCCATCGGCGCTGAAGAATTTGTTGAATGGTCACACTATGAAACCGGAACCGAGGCTTTAACTTTTTTAAAAGAAGACGGATATTATATAGTAGGTCTTGAACAAACCACCAACAGCACACCTCTTCCTGATTTAGATATCTCTTCTTCTGATAAAATTTGTCTGGTTTTAGGGAATGAAGTCACAGGAATAGATGAAGACATTCTTCACCTGATTGATGAGTTTGTAGCCATCCCACAATTTGGACACAAACATTCACTGAATGTATCTGTAGCTGCTGGAGTTACGCTTTATGCCTTACTGGATAAGCTTTGGTAA
- a CDS encoding uracil-DNA glycosylase, whose product MNDPKEFVERASTFLKQQRDMYGDFSVKLDMKIENTIPQAEEPKTDYQESSENLAETKAEAIKTPEKESEPQLTSAQKIANCTTLDELRALCEEAEELKTDLEDTNLVFGVGNPNADLMIIGEAPGYNEDQQGEPFVGQAGQLLDKIMGAIDFNREDIYIANILKHRPPDNRDPEPEERERSLPYLLRQIEIIDPKIILCVGRISATTLLDKETSLGNLRDQFHEFHGRELMVTYHPAALLYNQKYKRPTWEDVQKLRKRYDELVNP is encoded by the coding sequence ATGAACGATCCTAAAGAATTTGTAGAACGAGCATCAACATTCCTGAAACAGCAACGGGATATGTATGGAGATTTTTCGGTGAAGCTGGATATGAAAATCGAGAATACAATACCTCAAGCCGAAGAACCTAAAACCGATTATCAGGAGAGTTCTGAAAATTTAGCCGAAACCAAGGCTGAAGCTATTAAAACACCTGAGAAAGAATCTGAACCGCAGTTGACATCGGCTCAGAAAATAGCAAATTGTACCACACTGGATGAATTACGGGCTTTATGTGAAGAGGCTGAAGAACTCAAAACAGATCTTGAAGATACAAACCTGGTATTTGGAGTTGGCAATCCCAATGCCGATTTGATGATTATTGGCGAAGCACCCGGTTATAATGAAGATCAGCAAGGCGAGCCTTTTGTAGGTCAGGCCGGGCAACTTCTGGATAAAATTATGGGAGCGATTGACTTCAACCGCGAGGATATATACATCGCCAATATCCTAAAGCACCGACCACCGGATAATCGAGATCCTGAACCGGAAGAAAGAGAACGAAGTCTTCCCTACCTCCTACGCCAAATTGAAATCATAGACCCAAAAATCATTTTGTGTGTGGGACGGATTTCAGCAACCACATTGCTTGATAAAGAAACCTCTCTCGGCAACCTGAGAGATCAGTTCCACGAGTTCCATGGAAGGGAGCTTATGGTGACCTATCATCCAGCTGCTCTTCTTTACAATCAAAAGTATAAGCGCCCAACGTGGGAAGATGTTCAGAAACTCCGTAAACGTTATGATGAATTGGTAAATCCATGA
- a CDS encoding SLC13 family permease encodes MLGISFEIWFVYSLIVLAVFLFINKRISFDITSLILLAILVVSGILTPKEGLSGFSNPATVTIACMFILSEGLRRTGALNIVGDWFFKLSKLNYKAAIFIIMLVIGVISAFINNTAAVAIFIPVIISLSKDMGKSASKLLMPMSFAAMFGGVCTLIGTSTNLLVDSIAKENGLAGFSMFEFTPVGLIFFAAGFVYLFTMGIKLIPERRKDEELTDSFEMQQYLTDVILNQKSPFVDTPLKNTKLIQDLDLDIVEVYDKDGKSKTDRETIQLEADDVLRIRGGVKEINKLLNREDVIIKPSEHWKDKDFELGNAQLVEAVIAPESSYDGIPLQDIEFYELFEAQVLAIRQHGTVQQDKLSEIRLQSGTSVLLYAKKERINDIKIAEEFVLATEIDLPDHEESKIPLAVGIILGVVGSAAFGLLPIVASAICGVILMILTGCLSNEQAYQSINWKVIFLLGGVLPLGVAMQKTGAADLMASTVISSLEVYGPTAVLSAFFFLSMMLTNLISNQATAALLAPIAIEAASSIGVNAEPMLVAVTMAASLSFMSPIGYQTNTMIFGPGQYRFMDFVKVGTPLNLLFWIIGSFAIPIFWSF; translated from the coding sequence ATGCTCGGAATTTCATTTGAGATCTGGTTTGTTTACAGCCTTATCGTACTTGCTGTATTTCTCTTCATTAACAAGCGCATTTCATTTGATATAACTTCTCTCATTCTATTGGCCATTTTGGTGGTCTCCGGCATCCTCACTCCCAAAGAAGGCCTATCGGGATTTAGCAACCCTGCAACCGTTACCATTGCCTGTATGTTTATTTTGAGTGAGGGGCTCAGGCGTACGGGTGCCTTAAATATCGTGGGCGACTGGTTTTTCAAACTGAGTAAGCTAAACTATAAAGCGGCTATATTCATCATAATGCTAGTGATTGGAGTTATCTCAGCCTTTATTAATAATACGGCTGCGGTGGCAATTTTCATTCCTGTCATCATTAGTTTGTCAAAGGATATGGGGAAAAGTGCTTCAAAATTATTGATGCCCATGTCTTTCGCCGCAATGTTTGGAGGAGTCTGTACACTGATTGGTACCTCAACAAACTTACTGGTCGACTCAATAGCTAAAGAAAATGGGTTAGCGGGTTTCAGTATGTTTGAATTTACCCCGGTTGGTCTCATCTTCTTCGCAGCAGGCTTTGTGTATTTATTTACAATGGGGATTAAACTGATCCCTGAACGACGGAAAGATGAGGAGCTCACCGATTCCTTCGAAATGCAACAGTATCTGACTGATGTCATACTCAACCAAAAATCCCCGTTTGTAGACACTCCCCTCAAAAATACCAAACTGATACAAGATTTAGACCTGGATATTGTAGAGGTATATGACAAAGATGGAAAGTCTAAAACTGACCGCGAAACCATTCAGCTTGAAGCAGATGATGTGCTTCGAATTCGGGGCGGAGTCAAAGAAATAAACAAATTGCTAAATCGTGAAGATGTCATCATTAAACCTTCTGAGCACTGGAAAGACAAAGATTTTGAGCTGGGAAATGCCCAGTTAGTGGAGGCTGTAATAGCTCCTGAATCTTCTTATGACGGAATACCCCTTCAGGATATTGAATTTTATGAGCTATTTGAGGCCCAGGTCTTAGCAATTCGGCAGCATGGTACCGTTCAACAAGATAAGCTATCCGAGATAAGGCTTCAGAGTGGAACTTCTGTTTTACTATATGCCAAAAAGGAACGTATCAATGATATCAAAATAGCTGAGGAATTTGTCCTGGCTACGGAGATTGATCTTCCTGATCACGAGGAATCCAAAATACCGTTGGCAGTTGGTATCATTCTGGGAGTAGTAGGATCGGCTGCTTTTGGGCTGTTACCCATTGTGGCCAGCGCAATTTGCGGTGTTATTTTAATGATCCTAACCGGATGCTTGAGCAATGAACAAGCTTACCAAAGTATTAACTGGAAAGTGATTTTTCTTCTGGGTGGTGTTTTACCGCTTGGAGTAGCCATGCAGAAAACGGGAGCTGCAGACTTAATGGCCAGCACCGTTATATCAAGTCTCGAGGTCTATGGACCTACAGCTGTTCTATCTGCTTTTTTCTTCCTCTCGATGATGTTAACGAATTTAATCTCAAATCAAGCTACCGCAGCATTATTGGCACCTATAGCTATTGAAGCGGCTTCAAGCATCGGCGTAAACGCGGAGCCAATGCTGGTTGCGGTAACCATGGCGGCATCTTTAAGCTTTATGTCCCCCATTGGCTACCAAACCAATACCATGATTTTTGGGCCCGGGCAGTATCGGTTTATGGATTTTGTGAAAGTAGGAACACCACTTAACCTTTTATTCTGGATAATCGGTAGCTTTGCCATACCTATATTCTGGTCATTTTAA
- the pta gene encoding phosphate acetyltransferase, translating into MDIINDIRERAKSNHKTIVFPRSSDERVIKAALFLQENGLVEPVLIQNEGASIPKGLKVIDPVSDENLKKYASSFYQRRKHKGLTEAEAIEVVKDPLFFSAAMVAAGDADGCVAGSVSTTGDVLRAAIQTIGLKPGSNVVSSVFLMSFDDGRVFTYGDCAVVPYPNAEQLATIAMDSARTHKKVTAVDPKVSMLSFSTRGSAQHERIDLVREALEIVKSHNLDFPVDGELQFDASIIPEIAKRKAPESEVAGNANVFIFPNLDAGNIGYKITERLAGATATGPIIQGLAKPMMDLSRGCSWEDIVNTACVCALMGE; encoded by the coding sequence ATGGACATAATTAATGACATCCGTGAACGAGCAAAGTCTAATCATAAAACTATTGTTTTCCCCAGGTCTTCAGATGAGCGGGTTATTAAGGCTGCTCTGTTTCTACAGGAGAATGGACTTGTTGAACCGGTGTTAATTCAAAATGAAGGTGCATCGATCCCAAAAGGACTTAAGGTTATCGATCCGGTTTCTGATGAAAATCTCAAGAAGTACGCTAGTTCTTTCTATCAACGCAGAAAACATAAAGGGCTTACGGAAGCAGAAGCCATTGAAGTGGTTAAAGATCCGCTTTTCTTTAGTGCAGCTATGGTAGCAGCTGGTGATGCTGACGGCTGTGTTGCCGGTTCAGTTTCCACCACTGGAGACGTACTTCGTGCAGCCATCCAAACGATAGGGTTAAAGCCTGGTTCAAATGTGGTATCCAGCGTCTTCCTTATGAGTTTTGATGACGGGAGGGTTTTCACATATGGAGATTGTGCCGTAGTTCCCTATCCAAATGCTGAACAATTGGCTACCATTGCTATGGATTCTGCCCGCACCCATAAAAAAGTAACGGCTGTTGATCCTAAGGTTTCCATGCTTTCTTTTTCTACGAGAGGTAGTGCACAACATGAGCGCATCGATCTAGTTCGCGAAGCATTAGAAATTGTAAAATCTCATAACCTTGATTTTCCTGTTGACGGTGAGCTGCAATTTGACGCTTCTATCATTCCGGAAATTGCCAAGCGAAAAGCTCCAGAATCTGAAGTAGCCGGAAACGCTAATGTCTTCATTTTCCCAAACCTGGATGCAGGTAATATTGGATATAAAATCACCGAAAGACTCGCAGGAGCTACCGCAACGGGGCCTATCATTCAAGGACTAGCCAAACCGATGATGGATCTATCCCGTGGATGCTCCTGGGAAGATATCGTAAACACCGCTTGTGTTTGTGCTTTGATGGGGGAGTAA
- a CDS encoding sodium-independent anion transporter produces MKDFLKTYLPIIEVLCNYSSSKFWDDLVAGATVGVVLIPQAMAYAVIAGVPPIYGLYAGLVPLFVYPLLGTSSHLSIGPVAIDMLILAAGLGLLAGDSITEKALLAVMIAILTGIMQVLMGVLKLGFAFNLFSRPVISGFTIAAPIIIIFSQLGTLFNMDIPNTQYIYEIFLYLTDHLHQIHYPSLFLSLIFIGFLVGAKKFYSKLPEAVILVSLTLIVVHFLDITKIGIAQIGDIPAGLPDFQLQYASYETIKSLLPSALTLSLIQFMTVASLSKSFARKHGYTVNPNQELIAIGSSNILGGLFQSLPVSSSFSRSAIAEQAGAKTSLNNIFAGLLILVTLLFLTPLFEVLPNPLLGAIIVVSVSSLIDIKELRFLVNTKRRDAVVAFITFASVLVIGIQEGIIIGICASVLALLIKMGKPTVAQLGLIPGTRDFKNISRFENAQKIPGVLILRIDASFSFVNAEFFKNYILDKSITRDKAPKYVIIDGTTIGDLDISAMDTLIMTIETLNKHGIELYLSGLIGPVRDVIRKSDISTFLSKDRIYSTVHDAVEAALKKQDLTDEGNRLSEYSNRSA; encoded by the coding sequence ATGAAAGATTTTCTGAAAACTTACTTACCAATCATTGAGGTACTATGTAATTATTCCTCCTCGAAATTTTGGGATGATCTTGTTGCGGGTGCTACTGTTGGAGTTGTGCTCATTCCCCAAGCAATGGCTTATGCCGTAATAGCCGGAGTCCCTCCCATTTATGGATTATATGCCGGTTTAGTTCCTCTGTTTGTATATCCTTTATTGGGCACTTCCAGCCATTTATCCATTGGCCCGGTAGCTATTGATATGCTGATTCTAGCTGCGGGATTAGGACTCTTAGCTGGCGACAGTATCACTGAAAAAGCCCTTCTAGCTGTTATGATTGCCATTCTAACCGGGATTATGCAGGTGCTGATGGGAGTATTAAAACTGGGCTTTGCTTTCAACCTTTTTTCGAGGCCGGTGATATCTGGTTTTACCATTGCCGCTCCCATTATCATCATATTCAGTCAGCTGGGCACTCTTTTTAATATGGATATCCCAAATACTCAATATATCTATGAAATCTTTCTTTACCTGACCGACCATTTACATCAAATTCACTACCCATCATTATTCCTCTCTTTAATTTTTATTGGGTTCTTAGTTGGAGCAAAAAAATTCTACTCTAAGTTGCCTGAGGCAGTTATCCTTGTATCACTAACACTCATTGTTGTTCATTTCTTAGACATTACCAAAATTGGAATAGCTCAGATTGGAGATATACCTGCAGGACTCCCCGATTTCCAACTTCAATATGCTTCATATGAAACAATTAAATCACTATTGCCCAGTGCATTAACGCTTTCACTTATTCAGTTTATGACTGTTGCTTCCTTATCAAAATCCTTTGCCCGAAAGCATGGTTATACCGTGAATCCGAATCAAGAATTAATAGCCATTGGAAGCAGTAATATCCTTGGCGGACTTTTCCAATCCCTGCCAGTTTCTTCCAGCTTTTCACGCTCCGCAATAGCCGAACAAGCCGGAGCAAAGACATCGTTAAATAACATTTTTGCAGGACTCCTAATCTTGGTTACCCTCCTGTTCTTAACCCCTCTGTTTGAAGTACTGCCCAATCCATTATTGGGGGCAATCATCGTAGTTTCGGTTAGCAGTCTCATCGATATTAAAGAGCTTCGGTTTTTGGTTAATACCAAACGCAGAGACGCTGTTGTAGCTTTCATTACATTCGCCAGTGTTCTGGTGATAGGTATTCAGGAAGGTATCATTATCGGTATTTGTGCCTCTGTTTTAGCGTTACTTATTAAGATGGGAAAACCGACCGTAGCTCAACTGGGACTTATTCCTGGAACCCGAGACTTCAAAAACATCAGTCGGTTTGAGAATGCCCAAAAAATCCCCGGTGTATTAATACTTAGAATTGATGCTTCGTTTTCTTTTGTGAATGCTGAATTTTTCAAAAACTATATACTGGATAAAAGTATAACCCGCGATAAAGCCCCTAAATATGTCATAATTGATGGGACAACCATTGGTGACTTGGATATTTCGGCTATGGATACGCTTATTATGACTATTGAAACTCTTAACAAGCACGGCATAGAGCTGTATTTATCGGGCTTAATTGGGCCTGTAAGGGATGTAATCCGGAAATCAGATATAAGCACTTTTCTAAGTAAAGACCGGATTTACAGTACCGTTCATGATGCTGTAGAAGCTGCACTTAAGAAACAAGATCTTACTGATGAAGGAAACAGGTTATCAGAATACTCAAACCGTAGCGCTTGA